AAGACAGTTTGAAACCCGATTCGGTTGCCTGTCTTTGGCACAAGATGTTACCCGTTATATGTAGCCTGCGTGGTTTTGTTTCACCCGGCGGCCACGGCCGCCTTAACACAACGATATGGCCGCCGTAATCGCCTGTTAAACAGCGACTTATTTCGATATGGCTTCGCCTTTAGGTTTCTGATATAAAACACCGCTACCACTACAAACCGCCGTTACCACTACAAACCCCCGCTACCACTACAAACCCCCGCTACCACGTCACCCCCGCGAAAGCGGGGGCCCAGCCACACGCGACCGCTTTCAGGGCGCGTTACTTCGGCGGAGGTCGGAATCCACATATTCACAATGGACGGTGTGGTCTACAATCCCTTTGACATTCCCCGCCCTGCCTTTTATTTTGTGTAAGTTAGCGGGAGGTTTTGCTTGAATCCGCTTACCTTGATTTCACAGCTTGGCAAGATGATCCTAAAGAACTAACACTGTGTCAGCAAACGATGGAGCGGTATGTCAACGTGTCAGGTTGAGATGCAGCGTGGGCGCCCATGCGGTAAGCCCCTGTATGACGGCCAGAAGTGTATATTCCATAGCGAAGATTCAGACAAAGATGCCGACCTTTTCAACTCCGACTTGGGTAATCTTCTGCACCGTCCACCGGGCAATATTCATGACTTGACAAAATTTGTTTTCCTGGAGAAAGTGACACCATTTCCTACCAGCCTTGCGGGAAAGGCGTTTTTTGAGGGTGCAGTTTTTCTGGGCGATACAAGTTTCCTACCCAGTGAGTTCGTTTCCGACGTGTCCTTCAATGAGGCCATTTTTCAATTTGACGCCAAGTTTGCCGGTACCGTCTTTCACCGCCGAGCCGACTTCTCTGGAGCGCGCTTCAATGGGTCGGTTGCCTTTGGAGGTGCTCGGTTTGAACATGACGCGACATTTCACTATGCTCAGTTCAATGGTGATGTATTCTTCAGTTACGCCAGATTCCACAATCCAGGGTTATCAGATGTCAACCGGGAAAACTTAAGGGCTTCCTTTTCCCATGCCAGATTTTGTGGGAAAGCTCAATTCGATAACGTGGTCTTCGATATTGGATTCATTTTCGACCAGGTAATCTGCGAAAGCGATTGTGATTTTTCATCCTCGCAATTCCTCAGAGACCTCTTGTTCGACTCGTGTCAATTCCAGAAGAAGTGCTCATTTCTTGGTGTGCACTTTCAAGGTGATGCCGCCTTCGCCGATAGCCGATTTCGTGATGTCTCTTTTAAAGCTTGCCAAATGAGAAGTGGTGCGCAGGTCCGGTTTGACGGCGAAAAGACTAGAGACAAAGAATTTTCCGCATTTCAGGAGTCGGGTGATTTCCGAAGGGTAATTCATAATGACTCTTGCTTCATGTATTTCCGGATGGTGGACCTGAAAAACGCTTACTTTCTAGAAACAGATGTTAGTCGCTATCACTTTATCGACGTTTCGTGGGCCGCCAGACCGGGTTTTTTCCACCGATTCGTAGTATGGCCAAAGCGTTTGAGAGATTATCTTGAAAAGCACCAGCTGAGGAGAGCGCTTAGGGACGAATTATCCTTGCCCAAGGATGCTGATGCGTCAGATTTTAACTTAGTGGCGCAGTTGTATCGCCGTCTTCAGGCCAATTATACGGCTAATTACCAGTATTCCGAAGCGGGTGATTTTTATATCGGCGAACAGGAAATGGTGAGGAAAGCGAAAGGGATAATTCGACGCTACCTATATGTCAATTATCTGTACAAGCTGGCCTCTCTCTATGGAGAGAGCTTTCTTCGTCCACTGTTTTGGCTGTCGGTTGTACTCCTTTGTTTCCCAATGTGGCTTCTTTACGACGGAGTGAAGTTCACTCCTGTTGTAGAAACCAACTATGACTGGAGTTGGTCACCTGCCGACCTCCTTCTATTCCGGCTCGACTACTGGGAGTGTTTCTTCAGGAATCTGGCTGTCTGTTCCATAAGTAGGTCCGCACTGAACGATAGCTTCACGTCGTCCTCCCAGATCGGAGTGGTGACTCTTGAGACAATACTCGTAATTACTTTCGCAACGCTATTTGTGCTTGCGCTGCGTCGTCGATTCAAAAGAAAGAGCTTCTAGCAACGGAATTGATAGCGTGAAACCGCGCATCATGTACATAGCGTTAAAGGATCATGGGGGTGGGCACGACCATTGTCGTGTGGAGAGCGAATGTGAACTTGGGATGCATAGCCTATCGCCACGATGCGCATAACCCTCTTGGGAAAGGTTTGGATTCATGGACCACAGTGATGTGCTAAAAACCGAGTTAGGCGAGCAATATAACCAATACCGCTGGGTCGGTCAGATTCAAGCGATCGTGCTGACCTTTTATGGCGCCGTCGTCACCTTAGTCTTGTCAGCGGCAGCTCTCCTTCGTCCGGCGCATATAAACCCGCCGCACTACGTCTGGATAGGTTGGGGTTTGATCTGTCTTGGTCTATTTGGCAGCTTTGTTGGCTACGGACTTTTTCGGTCTCGCCGGATGCAAGTCATGACTGCGAGATATATGTCGTTACTCCTTCTCAACCTGGTAAACGAGACCAAAGACAATGTAAAGCCGGGGTGCTCGGCTTTTCGGTTCCGTAATCTGCGGTCTACGGGTGGAGGTTTTTCCCTCTCAGATACAATCAATTTGGCCATACTTATAGCGTTTTATGTCGGAGAAGCCTTGTTGATAGGTGGGCTTTCTCTCCTCTTGTATGTCTGGGAGGTTGATTTGCTGATTTCGGTTGCATTAGTTTTGAGCGTGGTAGCTTTGCTTGTTACCCCACTTGTCCTAGACAGATCCATGAGGAAAGAGCGCAGCAAGATGGACAGGAAGTGTCAGGAGTTGGCGGTACAGGACAGTCCCGAAAATTGGGCGGACCCATTTGATATTCTGGGATTTCCCCTCCAGAGTCCACCCGCGACCGCGGATGCGAAACCTGTTAACGTTGATGACAAGTCGGAGGATAGCCATCGAGCCGTTCCTCTGGCAGAGCAGGAGGGCACCAGCTAGGCCTTTTCCTGACACGCTATCCCCCCCCACATTTTCCCTACAACTTCCGAGGAAAATGCTCCCACCGGTTCTCCTGTAAAAGGAGAACTGTACCTATGCCAGCATCAAAAAAACAAATCCAGGCTAACAAAAAAAACGCCCAAAAATCTACCGGCCCCAAAACCCCCGAAGGCAAAGACGCCGTCAGGCTCAACGCCGTCAAACACGGCCTCTACGCCACCGACCTCGTCATCAACTCCCCCAACCTCAAAGAAAACCCCGACCACTATACCGAACTGCTCGACTCCCTCATAAGCGACTTCAAACCCAAATCCCTCTTTGAACTTTCCCTCATCCGCAAAATCGCCAACTGCATCTGGCGCTCCCGCCGCATCACCGCCGCCGAAACCGCTCGCATTAACAAGCAAATCGAAGACATCAATCCCCGCCTCATCCGCGAATACCAACTGCGCTTCTACGATTGGGACCGTGATGACCCCGAAGAAATGAAAGAACTCGATGAGGTTGTCGAAGATGAGGTTCATCAGCTCGCCCTGATCAAAAGCATCCCCGAAGACAACTTCGCCCGCGTTCTGCTGCGCTACGAAATGCGCCTCGACCGCCAACTCACCCGCGCCCTCTCGCAGCTAAATGCAATTCAAAATCGACGTAAACGCGGACCTTACAACAACAAGCAGCAAAAAAACGAATTTCGGGACCCTGAAAAAATAACCGAACAAACCCAATTTCCCGCGCCCACCCCCTCACCAGACCCTGACTACCCTGACAGTACCCCACCGCCGGTGTTAGACGAAACGATACCTGCATCTGACAACAGTACCCCACCTAAAGCGTCAGCGACAGGTGGAAAATGACTTGCCCGGGTGGCAGGCTCAAACTTGCTTTGGGCCTGACGTGCATACAA
The DNA window shown above is from Candidatus Zixiibacteriota bacterium and carries:
- a CDS encoding pentapeptide repeat-containing protein, coding for MSTCQVEMQRGRPCGKPLYDGQKCIFHSEDSDKDADLFNSDLGNLLHRPPGNIHDLTKFVFLEKVTPFPTSLAGKAFFEGAVFLGDTSFLPSEFVSDVSFNEAIFQFDAKFAGTVFHRRADFSGARFNGSVAFGGARFEHDATFHYAQFNGDVFFSYARFHNPGLSDVNRENLRASFSHARFCGKAQFDNVVFDIGFIFDQVICESDCDFSSSQFLRDLLFDSCQFQKKCSFLGVHFQGDAAFADSRFRDVSFKACQMRSGAQVRFDGEKTRDKEFSAFQESGDFRRVIHNDSCFMYFRMVDLKNAYFLETDVSRYHFIDVSWAARPGFFHRFVVWPKRLRDYLEKHQLRRALRDELSLPKDADASDFNLVAQLYRRLQANYTANYQYSEAGDFYIGEQEMVRKAKGIIRRYLYVNYLYKLASLYGESFLRPLFWLSVVLLCFPMWLLYDGVKFTPVVETNYDWSWSPADLLLFRLDYWECFFRNLAVCSISRSALNDSFTSSSQIGVVTLETILVITFATLFVLALRRRFKRKSF